From Caulobacter segnis, a single genomic window includes:
- the cysQ gene encoding 3'(2'),5'-bisphosphate nucleotidase CysQ yields MSSENLAAEDLADWGRALARITEEAAVVILPFWKTELAVAQKADESPVTEADRAGERLILQRLAELYPDVPVISEEHASEFGTPESIGPRFFLVDPVDGTKAFVRGDPNFTVNIGLIDHGVPVAGAVCAPATGEVWFTSAGGAIKRTGPDGVETPARIRAWPLGQALGLVSHTMREEKAAELAAEYGFDLRAPMDSSIKMCRIAEGSADIYPRHGPTSEWDTAAAHAVLVAAGGTFTQPDGSPFLYGKADQAFRNGWFVARGG; encoded by the coding sequence ATGAGCAGCGAGAACCTGGCGGCCGAAGACCTCGCGGATTGGGGCCGCGCCCTGGCCAGGATCACCGAGGAGGCGGCGGTGGTCATCCTGCCGTTCTGGAAGACCGAACTGGCCGTGGCCCAGAAGGCCGACGAGAGCCCGGTCACCGAGGCCGACCGCGCTGGCGAGCGCCTGATCCTGCAACGCCTGGCGGAACTTTATCCGGACGTGCCGGTGATCTCCGAGGAGCATGCCAGCGAGTTCGGCACGCCGGAATCGATCGGTCCGCGCTTCTTCCTGGTCGATCCGGTCGACGGCACCAAGGCGTTCGTGCGCGGAGACCCCAACTTCACGGTCAATATCGGCCTGATCGATCACGGCGTCCCGGTCGCCGGCGCCGTCTGCGCGCCCGCCACGGGCGAGGTGTGGTTCACCTCGGCGGGCGGCGCGATCAAGCGCACGGGCCCCGACGGCGTCGAGACGCCGGCGCGCATCCGCGCCTGGCCGCTGGGTCAGGCCCTGGGGCTGGTCAGCCACACCATGCGCGAGGAAAAGGCCGCCGAGCTGGCCGCCGAGTACGGCTTCGACCTGCGCGCGCCGATGGATTCGTCGATCAAGATGTGCCGCATCGCCGAGGGCTCGGCCGACATCTATCCGCGCCATGGCCCGACCTCGGAGTGGGACACCGCCGCCGCCCACGCGGTGCTGGTCGCCGCTGGCGGGACGTTCACCCAGCCGGACGGTTCGCCGTTCCTGTATGGCAAGGCTGACCAGGCGTTCCGCAACGGCTGGTTCGTGGCGCGCGGCGGATAG
- a CDS encoding type II toxin-antitoxin system ParD family antitoxin produces the protein MATMNVSLPDAMKAWVEEQAGTGRYSNASDYVRDLIRRDQERADKIAAMQRLIEEAEESGVSPRSMSEVLAAARLKAAERRGV, from the coding sequence ATGGCGACGATGAACGTGTCCCTGCCCGACGCCATGAAAGCGTGGGTCGAGGAACAGGCTGGAACGGGGCGCTACAGCAATGCCAGCGATTATGTGCGTGATCTGATCCGCCGGGACCAGGAACGCGCCGACAAGATCGCGGCGATGCAGCGCCTTATCGAAGAGGCCGAGGAGAGCGGCGTCAGCCCCAGATCCATGAGCGAGGTCCTGGCGGCGGCGCGTCTCAAAGCCGCCGAACGCCGTGGCGTATAG
- a CDS encoding response regulator translates to MERAVKTCLVVDDSRVIRKVARRVLEDIGFEIAEAADGIEALAWCRAAMPDAVLLDWNMPVMNGIEFLRQLRSEPGGDAPKVIFCTVENSIDHIRAALEAGADEYIMKPFDGDIIEAKFAEAGLL, encoded by the coding sequence TTGGAGCGCGCCGTGAAGACCTGTCTCGTGGTCGACGACAGCCGGGTGATCCGCAAGGTCGCCCGCCGGGTCCTCGAGGACATCGGCTTCGAAATCGCCGAGGCCGCCGATGGCATCGAGGCCCTGGCGTGGTGTCGCGCGGCCATGCCCGACGCCGTGCTCCTGGACTGGAACATGCCGGTGATGAACGGCATCGAGTTCCTGCGCCAGCTGCGGTCCGAACCCGGCGGCGACGCGCCCAAGGTCATCTTCTGCACGGTCGAGAACAGCATCGACCATATCCGCGCGGCGCTCGAGGCCGGGGCGGACGAGTACATCATGAAGCCGTTCGACGGCGACATCATCGAGGCGAAGTTCGCCGAGGCGGGGCTGCTGTGA
- the phyK gene encoding sensor histidine kinase PhyK, with protein MNALAGRAAQAVTSIRVRLAVALFVALLPVLLLGVAQSIFAFRAESDARRQGLELAAAHSAFSARTRIESAGVLLQTLGPGSVGLECAQRLADVRARLSGYANLIRFDSRGRVACAAATTPYDTQRGARPWFQSLRNGARMVVAAAPGAAYANEPAVLAAVRAGTPERFDGAMAAVLTLEDLKLETTSRIMPNGAEVALADSNGRIFAATDPLTFGPVAERWRREAKEDGSALWSGHDPRKQARTYSAAPLADGDVFVILSSPAPALLSWAWINPISRMLLPLLAFFLALATVLWVAERGVVRWIVYLQRVAAIYARGRFTVRPLQAERAPPEIRELAATLDAMAGTIVTRDASLMDSLAEKDALMREIHHRVKNNLQIITSLLNMQQRALADPAAKAAMNDTRQRITALAQIYRALYQGPDLKRVDLRPFLEELTAQLLANDMTTSPLVRTEVHADPLVIDPDRLAPIALFAVEAITNAQKHAFGPNGGTLVVGFHVRGEEAELSISDDGPGAADSLGGGVGRTLMTAFARQLRGKVSFESQAPRGLTVRLIFPTPQVMAPAA; from the coding sequence GTGAACGCCTTAGCCGGCCGCGCCGCGCAGGCCGTTACATCCATCCGGGTCCGCCTGGCGGTCGCGCTGTTCGTAGCGCTGCTGCCCGTGCTCCTGCTGGGCGTCGCGCAGTCGATCTTCGCCTTCCGGGCCGAGTCCGACGCGCGCCGTCAGGGGCTGGAGTTGGCCGCCGCGCACAGCGCCTTCAGCGCCCGCACCCGCATCGAGTCGGCCGGGGTGCTGCTGCAGACCCTGGGCCCCGGCTCGGTGGGGCTGGAGTGCGCCCAGCGCCTGGCGGATGTCCGCGCGCGCCTGTCGGGCTACGCCAACCTGATCCGCTTCGACAGCCGTGGCCGGGTGGCCTGCGCGGCCGCCACCACGCCCTATGACACCCAGCGCGGCGCGCGGCCCTGGTTCCAGTCGCTGCGTAACGGCGCCCGCATGGTGGTGGCCGCCGCTCCCGGCGCGGCCTATGCCAACGAGCCGGCGGTGCTGGCCGCCGTTCGGGCCGGCACGCCTGAACGGTTCGACGGCGCCATGGCCGCCGTCCTGACCCTGGAAGACCTGAAGCTTGAGACCACCAGCCGGATCATGCCCAACGGGGCCGAGGTGGCCCTGGCCGACAGTAATGGCCGGATCTTCGCCGCCACCGATCCGCTGACCTTCGGGCCCGTCGCCGAACGCTGGCGGCGAGAGGCCAAGGAGGATGGCTCGGCCCTGTGGAGCGGCCACGACCCGCGCAAGCAGGCCCGCACCTATTCGGCCGCGCCCCTGGCCGACGGCGACGTGTTCGTGATCCTGTCGTCGCCCGCCCCCGCCTTGCTGTCCTGGGCCTGGATCAATCCCATCTCGCGCATGCTGCTGCCGTTGCTGGCCTTCTTCCTGGCCCTGGCCACGGTGTTGTGGGTGGCCGAGCGCGGCGTGGTTCGCTGGATCGTCTACCTGCAGCGCGTGGCGGCGATCTATGCGCGCGGCCGCTTCACCGTCCGCCCGCTGCAGGCCGAGCGCGCGCCGCCCGAGATCCGCGAGCTGGCCGCCACTCTGGACGCCATGGCTGGCACCATCGTCACCCGCGACGCCTCGCTGATGGACAGCCTGGCCGAGAAGGACGCGCTGATGCGCGAGATCCATCACCGGGTGAAGAACAACCTGCAGATCATCACCTCGCTGCTGAACATGCAGCAGCGGGCGCTGGCCGATCCGGCGGCCAAGGCGGCGATGAATGACACGCGCCAGCGGATCACCGCCCTGGCCCAGATCTACCGGGCCCTCTACCAGGGGCCGGATCTCAAGCGGGTGGACCTGCGGCCGTTCCTCGAGGAGCTGACCGCCCAGCTGCTGGCCAACGACATGACCACCTCGCCTCTGGTGCGCACCGAGGTCCACGCCGACCCGCTGGTCATCGACCCGGACCGTCTGGCCCCGATCGCCCTGTTCGCCGTCGAGGCCATCACCAACGCCCAGAAGCACGCGTTCGGCCCCAACGGCGGCACGCTGGTGGTCGGTTTCCACGTGCGCGGCGAGGAGGCTGAGCTGTCGATCAGCGACGATGGTCCAGGCGCGGCCGACAGCCTGGGCGGCGGTGTGGGGCGCACCCTGATGACGGCGTTCGCGCGCCAGCTGCGCGGCAAGGTCTCGTTCGAAAGCCAGGCGCCGAGGGGCCTGACCGTGCGCCTGATCTTCCCCACGCCGCAGGTCATGGCGCCCGCCGCATGA
- the nepR gene encoding anti-sigma T factor NepR produces the protein MIEHVPMEDKRKSAAALDEARLRQQAIGVKLRQMFDEVVNEAVPDEFLEILRKAEPPAGGR, from the coding sequence ATGATCGAACACGTACCCATGGAAGACAAACGCAAGAGCGCCGCGGCGCTGGACGAAGCGCGTCTGCGTCAGCAGGCCATCGGCGTGAAACTGCGCCAGATGTTCGACGAGGTCGTCAACGAGGCTGTGCCTGACGAATTCCTCGAGATCCTTCGCAAGGCCGAGCCGCCGGCGGGAGGTCGCTGA
- a CDS encoding OmpA family protein, translating into MKTTTKLIALGAILALAGCAETQGPWRTLRKPVAAAPPTCGDFQSSVYFEQDSAALTREAKMVLSNAQDQARGCAVKSVRVIGLADAVGTSDANLALSRRRAQTVTEALAKVGFGKVDIDAAAVGDAGAVAASGAAAPLRRRADILFAFEAR; encoded by the coding sequence ATGAAGACGACGACGAAGCTCATCGCCTTGGGCGCGATCCTGGCCCTGGCCGGCTGCGCCGAGACGCAAGGACCGTGGCGCACGCTGCGCAAGCCCGTGGCGGCCGCGCCGCCGACCTGTGGCGACTTCCAGTCGTCGGTCTATTTCGAACAGGACAGCGCCGCCCTGACCCGCGAGGCGAAGATGGTGCTGTCCAACGCCCAGGACCAGGCGCGCGGCTGCGCGGTGAAGTCGGTGCGGGTGATCGGCCTGGCCGACGCGGTCGGGACCTCCGACGCCAACCTGGCGCTCTCCCGGCGTCGAGCCCAGACGGTGACCGAGGCCCTGGCCAAGGTCGGTTTCGGCAAGGTGGACATCGACGCGGCCGCCGTGGGCGACGCTGGCGCCGTGGCCGCCTCGGGCGCGGCGGCCCCGCTGCGCCGCCGGGCGGACATCCTGTTCGCCTTTGAAGCGCGGTAG
- the phyR gene encoding anti-anti sigma factor/receiver protein PhyR, whose protein sequence is MSLLARLAPHLPYIRRYARALTGDQQTGDHYVRVALEALAAGERSLDADLSPRVALYRVFHAIWLSSGAQLEARRDESATGDDAAQRLLRIAPRSRQAFLLTALEGFTPTEAAQILGCDFGEVERLISDAQAEIDAELATDVLIIEDEPVIAADIEALVKELGHQVIDIAATRGEAVEAVARHSPGLVLADIQLADGSSGIDAVKDILGRMDVPVIFITAFPERLLTGERPEPTFLITKPFQPETVKAAIGQALFFHPRRTRKAA, encoded by the coding sequence ATGAGTCTTCTTGCTCGGCTGGCGCCGCATCTACCCTATATCCGCCGCTACGCCCGCGCCCTGACCGGCGACCAGCAGACCGGCGACCACTATGTCCGCGTGGCCCTGGAGGCCCTGGCGGCCGGCGAGCGTTCGCTGGACGCCGACCTGTCGCCGCGCGTGGCGCTGTACCGCGTGTTCCACGCCATCTGGCTCAGCTCCGGCGCCCAGCTGGAAGCGCGCCGCGACGAAAGCGCCACCGGCGACGACGCCGCCCAGCGCCTGCTGCGCATCGCCCCGCGTTCGCGCCAGGCCTTCCTGCTGACGGCGCTGGAGGGCTTCACGCCCACCGAGGCCGCCCAGATCCTGGGCTGCGACTTCGGCGAGGTCGAACGGCTGATCTCCGACGCCCAGGCCGAAATCGACGCCGAACTGGCGACCGACGTCCTGATCATCGAGGACGAGCCGGTCATCGCCGCCGACATCGAAGCCCTGGTCAAGGAACTGGGTCACCAAGTGATCGACATCGCCGCCACGCGCGGCGAGGCCGTCGAGGCCGTGGCCCGTCACAGCCCGGGCCTGGTCCTGGCCGACATCCAGCTGGCCGATGGCTCGTCGGGCATCGACGCGGTCAAGGACATCCTGGGCCGCATGGACGTGCCGGTGATCTTCATCACCGCCTTCCCGGAACGCCTGCTGACCGGCGAACGCCCGGAACCGACCTTCCTGATCACCAAGCCCTTCCAGCCGGAAACGGTGAAGGCGGCGATCGGCCAGGCGCTGTTCTTCCACCCGCGCCGCACCCGCAAGGCGGCATAA
- the chpT gene encoding histidine phosphotransferase ChpT, producing the protein MTDTVSETPAPASPETDVQGPDFAAMLAARLCHDFISPASAIVSGLDLLDDPAAQDMRDDAMNLIASSARKLADLLQFTRVAFGASASAENFDSRELEKLAQGVFAHVRPTLDWQIEPQAMNKPSSRAILNIAQIAASALPAGGVATVKGLASDGRFSIIAEANGPRARLRPEVLAGLKGEPLAEGLGGPWVQAAYLNALVRAAGGQIAVEIGEERASIAAWVPA; encoded by the coding sequence ATGACCGATACCGTTTCCGAGACCCCGGCTCCCGCGTCCCCCGAAACGGACGTCCAAGGCCCCGACTTCGCCGCCATGCTGGCCGCGCGCCTGTGCCACGACTTCATCAGCCCGGCCAGCGCCATCGTCTCGGGCCTGGACCTGCTGGACGATCCGGCCGCCCAGGATATGCGCGACGACGCCATGAACCTGATCGCCTCGTCGGCCCGCAAGCTGGCGGATCTACTGCAGTTCACCCGGGTGGCGTTCGGCGCCTCGGCCTCGGCCGAGAACTTCGACTCGCGCGAGCTGGAAAAGCTGGCCCAAGGCGTATTCGCCCATGTCCGGCCGACCCTGGACTGGCAGATCGAGCCGCAGGCGATGAACAAGCCGTCCTCGCGCGCCATCCTCAACATCGCCCAGATCGCCGCCAGCGCCCTGCCGGCCGGCGGCGTGGCGACGGTCAAGGGCCTGGCTTCGGACGGGCGCTTTTCGATCATCGCCGAGGCCAACGGTCCCCGCGCCCGCCTGCGGCCCGAGGTGCTGGCCGGCCTGAAGGGCGAGCCGCTGGCCGAGGGGCTGGGCGGCCCATGGGTGCAGGCGGCCTATCTGAACGCCTTGGTCCGCGCAGCCGGTGGCCAGATCGCCGTCGAGATCGGCGAGGAACGCGCCTCGATCGCCGCCTGGGTCCCGGCCTAG
- a CDS encoding sigma-70 family RNA polymerase sigma factor, with protein sequence MGEPQVGRSPPDPVRDNQFKRELVTLIPHLRAFARTLTGDPTAADDLAQDAMMKAWDARASFQLGTNMKAWTFMILRNQFYSEKRRSWRQSQLDQEAAERTLVAVDDPEAPVALDELRLGLAMLPAEQREALILVGAGGFAYEEAADICGCAVGTVKSRVSRARRALQAILEAGAYDRDGGAAGDAMHAILADAERLSSLR encoded by the coding sequence ATGGGCGAACCGCAAGTCGGCCGCTCGCCGCCCGATCCCGTCCGCGACAACCAGTTCAAGCGCGAGCTGGTCACGCTCATCCCGCATCTGCGCGCCTTCGCCCGCACCCTGACCGGTGATCCGACGGCCGCCGACGATCTGGCGCAGGACGCCATGATGAAGGCGTGGGACGCCCGTGCGTCGTTCCAGCTGGGCACCAACATGAAGGCCTGGACCTTCATGATCCTGCGCAACCAGTTCTATTCCGAGAAGCGCCGCAGCTGGCGCCAGAGCCAGCTGGACCAAGAGGCCGCCGAGCGGACCCTGGTGGCGGTCGACGATCCGGAAGCGCCCGTCGCCTTGGACGAACTCCGCCTGGGCCTGGCCATGTTGCCGGCCGAACAGCGCGAAGCCCTGATCCTGGTCGGGGCCGGCGGCTTCGCCTACGAGGAGGCCGCCGACATCTGCGGCTGCGCCGTCGGTACGGTGAAGAGCCGGGTCAGCCGGGCCCGTCGGGCCTTGCAGGCCATTCTCGAGGCGGGGGCCTATGATCGTGACGGCGGCGCGGCGGGCGACGCCATGCACGCGATCCTGGCTGACGCGGAGCGGCTGAGCTCTCTTCGGTGA
- a CDS encoding YdbL family protein: MIRKTMTVLALGLAMAAGGANLALAQSAAAKAAVDSAKAAGTVGEQADGYLGIVSGGDAGLRSAVAEINTGRAAAYKDIAAKTGVTPEAAGQATAKQLYSRLAPGQYWKPLDGGWVKK, translated from the coding sequence ATGATCCGCAAGACGATGACGGTTCTGGCGCTGGGCCTGGCGATGGCCGCCGGCGGCGCCAACCTGGCGCTGGCCCAATCGGCCGCCGCCAAGGCCGCGGTGGACTCGGCCAAGGCCGCCGGAACGGTGGGCGAACAGGCCGACGGCTATCTGGGCATCGTGTCCGGCGGCGACGCCGGCCTGCGCTCGGCCGTGGCCGAGATCAACACCGGCCGCGCCGCCGCCTACAAGGACATCGCCGCCAAGACCGGCGTGACCCCCGAGGCCGCCGGCCAGGCCACTGCCAAGCAGCTCTACAGCCGCCTGGCGCCCGGCCAGTACTGGAAGCCGCTGGATGGCGGCTGGGTGAAGAAGTAG
- a CDS encoding YnbE family lipoprotein, giving the protein MRKRALLMALIATGALGAAACTPTVRVKVDPINIYAKLDADVRVRLDKEVQTLIQQNPNLF; this is encoded by the coding sequence ATGAGAAAGCGCGCCCTCTTGATGGCCCTGATCGCGACGGGAGCGCTCGGCGCGGCCGCCTGCACGCCCACCGTCCGCGTGAAGGTCGATCCGATCAACATCTACGCCAAGCTGGACGCCGACGTGCGCGTGCGACTGGACAAGGAAGTCCAGACGCTGATCCAGCAAAACCCGAACCTGTTCTAA
- a CDS encoding DUF3553 domain-containing protein → MIDPFLEPGVLVRHPSQPDWGLGQVQSVVGHRVTVNFEDAGKQTIDANHVRLVFVGDDPRDLG, encoded by the coding sequence GTGATCGATCCGTTTCTAGAGCCTGGCGTCCTGGTGCGCCATCCGAGCCAGCCCGACTGGGGTTTGGGCCAGGTTCAATCCGTGGTCGGACACCGTGTGACCGTGAATTTCGAAGACGCCGGCAAGCAGACCATCGACGCCAATCACGTGCGTCTGGTCTTCGTCGGCGACGACCCCAGAGACCTGGGGTGA
- a CDS encoding EamA family transporter, translating to MSAARQRFLPYAALLGAIITLCVGTSLAKGLFPLVGAQGTSAYRVGFAALILVLVWRPWNHPIARADLGRIALYGAVMGLLNLSFYMAIRTIPLGLAVAIEFTGPLVVSVASSRKLIHFVWIGLAVLGLALLLPIDPGAQRLDPVGVGFACVAAVMWALYIILGKRTGHLHAGRSVALGMVTAALIVVPIGVVSAGTALFQPKLIALGLVAAVLSSAIPYSLEMIALRAIPKRTFGVMLSLEPAAGALAGLVILHERLVLTQWLAIAAIVAASAGAILTTPPETVIEDAP from the coding sequence ATGTCCGCCGCCCGCCAACGTTTCCTCCCCTACGCCGCCCTGCTGGGCGCGATCATCACGCTGTGCGTGGGCACCTCGCTGGCCAAGGGGCTGTTCCCGCTGGTCGGCGCGCAGGGGACCAGCGCCTATCGGGTCGGGTTCGCGGCCCTGATCCTGGTCCTGGTCTGGCGGCCCTGGAACCACCCGATCGCCCGCGCGGATCTCGGCCGGATCGCGCTGTACGGCGCGGTGATGGGCCTGTTGAACCTCAGCTTCTACATGGCCATCCGCACCATCCCGCTGGGCCTGGCCGTGGCCATCGAGTTCACCGGACCACTGGTCGTGTCGGTCGCCAGCTCGCGCAAGCTGATCCACTTCGTCTGGATCGGCCTGGCGGTCCTGGGCCTGGCCCTGCTGTTGCCGATCGATCCCGGCGCCCAGCGGTTGGATCCCGTCGGGGTGGGCTTCGCCTGCGTCGCGGCGGTGATGTGGGCGCTGTACATCATCCTGGGCAAGCGAACCGGCCACCTGCACGCGGGCCGGTCGGTGGCCCTGGGCATGGTGACCGCGGCTCTGATCGTGGTGCCGATCGGCGTCGTCTCGGCCGGGACCGCCCTGTTCCAGCCCAAGCTGATCGCCCTGGGCCTGGTGGCGGCGGTGCTGTCCAGCGCCATTCCCTATTCGCTGGAGATGATCGCCCTGCGCGCCATCCCCAAGCGAACGTTCGGCGTCATGCTCAGCCTCGAGCCGGCGGCCGGGGCCCTGGCGGGCCTGGTCATCCTGCACGAGCGCCTGGTCCTGACCCAATGGCTGGCCATCGCCGCCATCGTCGCGGCCTCGGCCGGCGCGATCCTGACGACGCCGCCGGAAACGGTGATCGAGGACGCGCCGTGA
- a CDS encoding entericidin A/B family lipoprotein, translating to MRKLVIIAAALASLSVAACNTVEGAGKDVSSAGKAVSDTAKDVK from the coding sequence ATGCGTAAACTCGTGATTATCGCCGCCGCCCTCGCCTCTCTGTCGGTCGCGGCGTGCAACACCGTCGAAGGCGCCGGTAAGGACGTCTCGTCGGCCGGCAAGGCCGTCAGCGACACCGCCAAGGACGTCAAGTAA
- a CDS encoding CheR family methyltransferase, with translation MTPEDMDLLAALGRARAGVRVEIEKPYLVESRLSPLARREGYESIEALIAGLRAHREERLIWAVVEALCRCETTFFRGREAFAQLRDEVLPALSRRREAPIRIWSAACATGQEVYSIAMAANEATGLATGTRFEFFGSDLSERCLEKAQAGLYTQFEVQRGLPIRLLVEYFENQDDTWAISPRIRQMVRWKRINLLADLSAMGRFDVILLRGVLRGMHPTLRSKVTQSLVALLPSDGVLVLDPEDDITGLDHLLAAAPGGAGVYLRDPSVRAAAA, from the coding sequence GTGACCCCAGAGGACATGGACCTGCTGGCGGCCCTGGGCCGCGCCCGCGCCGGCGTGCGGGTCGAGATCGAAAAGCCTTACCTGGTCGAAAGCCGCCTCTCGCCGCTGGCGAGGCGCGAGGGCTACGAGTCGATCGAGGCCCTGATCGCGGGCCTGCGCGCCCATCGCGAGGAGCGCTTGATCTGGGCCGTGGTCGAGGCCCTGTGCCGCTGCGAGACCACCTTCTTCCGCGGCCGCGAGGCCTTCGCCCAGCTGCGCGACGAGGTGCTGCCGGCCCTGTCGCGGCGGCGCGAGGCGCCGATCCGCATCTGGAGCGCCGCCTGCGCCACGGGCCAGGAGGTCTATTCGATCGCCATGGCGGCCAACGAGGCGACGGGCCTGGCGACCGGAACGCGCTTCGAGTTCTTCGGCTCGGACCTTTCCGAGCGCTGCCTGGAGAAGGCCCAGGCGGGCCTCTACACCCAGTTCGAGGTCCAGCGCGGCCTGCCGATCCGCCTGCTGGTCGAGTATTTCGAGAACCAGGACGACACCTGGGCGATCTCGCCGCGCATCCGCCAGATGGTGCGCTGGAAGCGGATCAACCTGCTGGCCGACCTGTCGGCCATGGGCCGTTTCGACGTGATCCTGCTACGTGGCGTGCTGCGCGGCATGCACCCGACGCTGCGGTCCAAGGTGACCCAGTCGCTGGTCGCCCTGCTGCCGTCCGACGGCGTGCTGGTGCTGGATCCTGAGGACGACATCACCGGACTGGACCACCTGCTGGCCGCCGCCCCCGGCGGAGCGGGCGTCTATCTGCGCGACCCGTCGGTGCGCGCGGCCGCCGCATAA
- a CDS encoding type II toxin-antitoxin system RelE/ParE family toxin, producing the protein MAYRLSRKAEDDIIQIYVSGAEMFGPEQAERYHEGLEQTFAFLSDFPFAATERPELRGARVHPYKSHIIVYRLDRGDILVQRVRHASEDWVGQP; encoded by the coding sequence GTGGCGTATAGGCTCAGCCGGAAGGCCGAAGACGACATCATCCAGATCTATGTCTCGGGCGCGGAGATGTTCGGCCCCGAGCAGGCCGAGCGCTACCATGAGGGCCTGGAACAGACCTTCGCCTTCCTGTCGGACTTTCCCTTCGCGGCGACGGAGCGCCCCGAACTGCGAGGGGCGCGCGTCCATCCCTACAAGAGCCACATCATCGTCTACCGGCTCGACCGTGGGGATATCCTCGTCCAGCGCGTCCGTCACGCCAGCGAAGACTGGGTCGGGCAACCCTAG